The following is a genomic window from Geoalkalibacter halelectricus.
CCACCACCACCGGATAGCTGGTGGCGGCAAACACAAGGCCCAGAAGCGCGCCGGCATTGAACAGCAGCAGGCCGATGGTGATCAGGCGGCGCAGGGGATAGATATCCGCGAGCTTGCCGTAGGTCACCGCCGCCAGGGCAAATACCACGATGAAGCCGGTCACCACCCAACTGACCTGGGTGGGCGAGAGGCCGAACTGCTGTTGGATATCGGGGACCGCCACGTTGAACATGGTGCCGTTGAGCACGGAAAAAAACACGGTAAAGGCCATCAGAGGGACAATACGGCGCTGAAAGGCGGGATGCAGGGCGGTTGAGTCGGCCATGGGAGTAACCGGTCGGAGGTTGAGGGTCGTCGAGGGCATCATCCCCCTGAAGGCACCGCCTGTCAATCGTGCGCCGCCCCATGGTGGAAATTTTCTTGACAAACCATCCAAACAGACGTTTCAATCAAACGATTGAAACAGGACTGAAAGGCTCTGCCATGAACCATCCCGACACCAAACAGCGCCTGCTGGACGCCGCCGAGCAACTCTTCGCCCGCGACGGCTTTCACTCCACCAGTCTGCGCGCCATCACCCGCGCGGCCGGAGTGAACCTGGCGGCCGTCAGCTACCATTTCGGCGGCAAGGAAGCCTTGGTCGAGGCGGTCTTCGAGCGCCGCCTGGCACCCCTCAACGCCACCCGGCGCCAACGCCTCGACGCGGTGCGCGACAGCGCGCGCACCCAGGGGCGCGCGCCGACCATCGAGGAGGTGCTGCGCGCCTTCATCGAGCCGACCCTCGCCCTGCGCGAGGCCGGACCCGGCGCCTGCGCCTTTATCTCCCTGGTCGGCCGCGCCCTGAACGAGCCCGAGGGGGTGGTGCGCACCACCTTCATGCGCCACATGCAACCGCTGTTCACCTATCTCTTCGAACTGACCCGCAGCGCCCTGCCGGCCCTGAGCGCGCACAGCGTTTTCTGGCGCCTGCTGTTCGCCCTCTCGACCACCGCCCACGCCATCTGCCTGAGTGACCAGAGCCTGCCCTGGCCGCCGGGCGTTGCGCCCCTGCGCGACAGCGAGGCGCTGCTGGCCGAGCTCCTGCCCTTCGTCACCGCCGCCATGGAGGCCCAGGCATGAGGCCGCGGACCCTGTGGCTTTTAAGCCTGCTGATCCTGCTCAGCGGCTGCGCCGGCCGTCCTGCCCCGGTTGCGGACCCCGTGCCCGCGCCACCCGCGGAATTTCGCCAACTCCAGGGGCAAGCTTCACCGCCCGCCGCCACAACCCCCTGGTGGGAAAGCTTCGACGACCCCGCACTGGCTGAGCTCATGGCCGTCGCCTTTGCCGGCAACCTGGATCTGGCCCAGGCCGTGGCCCGCCTGGAGCAAAGCGAGGCCCTGCTGCGCACGGCCCGCGCCGGTCTGCTGCCGCGCCTGGATCTGCAGGGGCAGCTACGGCGCGAGAAAAGCCCAGGGCTGTTCGGCGAACATACCGGCACCAGTTACAATCTGTCCCTGGCGGCCGCCTACGAACTCGACCTGTGGCAAAAAATCGCCAACCAGGAGCGCGCCGCCAGTCTTGACCGCGACGCAACGGCGGCCGAAACTCAAACGCTGCTGCTGAGTCTCTCGGCGCGTCTTGCCGATCTCTACTATCTGGCCGCCGAGCAGCGCAGCCAGCTTCAGCTGACCGACGCCAACATCGCCGCCTTCGCCGACACCCTGGCGCGGGTGGAGAGCCGCTACCGTCAGGGCCTGGTTCCGGCCCTCGACGTCTACCAGGCGCGCCAGAACCTGGACGCCGCCCGCGCCCGCCGTCCCCAATTCGAACGAGGCCTGGCCCTGGCCGAACATGCCTTGGCGGTTCTGCTCGGCAACTATCCCGGCGATCTACCCGCCGCCAGTCTGATCGAGCTGCTCGAAACACCCGCTGCCTTTCCCGCCGGACTGCCTTCGGAACTGCTTGCCCGACGCCCCGACGTCGGCGCGGCTCTGCTGCGCGTCGCCGCCGCCGACGCGCGCCTCGCCGCGGCCGTGGCCGAGCGCTTCCCGTCCTTCAACCTGCTGGCCGGCTACGGCTATTCGCACACCGCCTTCGTTACCGGCGATCTGTCCGGAACCTTCTGGAATCTCATCCTCAACGCGGCGCAGCCTCTCTTCGACGCCGGCCGCCGCAAAGCCGAGGTGGCGCGCCACGAAGCCCTGGTGCGCGAACGGCTGGCCGCCTACCACGGCCAGGTTCTCTCCGCCTTCCAGGATGTCGAGGACGCCCTGGCGGCCAACCGCACCAGCGAGGAACAGATCGTGCGCCTCGCGGCCCAGCGCCGGACCACCGAGGCCGCCCTGCGCCTGGCCCTCGATGGCTATCTGGCCGGACTCTCCGATTATCTGCCGGTGCTGACGGCCCAAAGTGCCCAGCTCGACAGCGACAGCCGTCTGCTCGAAGCCCGCCGCCGCCTCATCAGCGACCGCATCAGCCTGGCGCGCGCCCTGGGCGGCGCCTGGATGGCGGACACTCTCGACCAGCGCCTGGCCGCGGATGCCGGGCGCCAAGGAAACGACCAGCCATGAGCCGCTCAAGCATCCTGTTCAAAATCCTGCTGCCCCTTCTCATTATCGCCCTCGGCGCAGCCGGCATGGCCGCTCTGATCCTGAGCCGTCAACCGCCCCCTCAGCAACCGCCGGAGGTCGCGGGAGCCCTGGTCGAATACCTGGAAGTACAGC
Proteins encoded in this region:
- a CDS encoding TetR/AcrR family transcriptional regulator, whose translation is MNHPDTKQRLLDAAEQLFARDGFHSTSLRAITRAAGVNLAAVSYHFGGKEALVEAVFERRLAPLNATRRQRLDAVRDSARTQGRAPTIEEVLRAFIEPTLALREAGPGACAFISLVGRALNEPEGVVRTTFMRHMQPLFTYLFELTRSALPALSAHSVFWRLLFALSTTAHAICLSDQSLPWPPGVAPLRDSEALLAELLPFVTAAMEAQA
- a CDS encoding efflux transporter outer membrane subunit encodes the protein MRPRTLWLLSLLILLSGCAGRPAPVADPVPAPPAEFRQLQGQASPPAATTPWWESFDDPALAELMAVAFAGNLDLAQAVARLEQSEALLRTARAGLLPRLDLQGQLRREKSPGLFGEHTGTSYNLSLAAAYELDLWQKIANQERAASLDRDATAAETQTLLLSLSARLADLYYLAAEQRSQLQLTDANIAAFADTLARVESRYRQGLVPALDVYQARQNLDAARARRPQFERGLALAEHALAVLLGNYPGDLPAASLIELLETPAAFPAGLPSELLARRPDVGAALLRVAAADARLAAAVAERFPSFNLLAGYGYSHTAFVTGDLSGTFWNLILNAAQPLFDAGRRKAEVARHEALVRERLAAYHGQVLSAFQDVEDALAANRTSEEQIVRLAAQRRTTEAALRLALDGYLAGLSDYLPVLTAQSAQLDSDSRLLEARRRLISDRISLARALGGAWMADTLDQRLAADAGRQGNDQP